TAGATTAAAACTGAGCTTCATAAGTAATAAATAACTTTTTTAGAAAAGCGTTTATAGATAAGATAGCTTATACAAACGGTAATAAATGCCACTATAATAGATTTAATAACTAGTATTAAATCCGGTAATCTTCCTTCACTTACTAAAGACTGCGCCGGTCTAATAACCAAAAAGAACGGATTAAGCTCAAAGAATATCTTTTTAGATTCCGGTATCATAGAATACGGATAGATGATCGGAATAGTCCAGTAAACTACACTTAAAATAACGTTTAATATCTGTGGAATATCTCGGATATAGGGAGTTAAAAACGCCACCGCAATAGAACCGCTAACTACGCAGACTATTAACGGTAATATAAGGATCGGCATAAAAATTATTTGCCAACTAAATTTTTCCGGAAATAATAAAATAAACGCAAAATACATCGCCGAGAATGAACAAATTAAATTGTAAACTTGCGCTAAACTATCAGCTACCGGAAAGAAAGTTTTTGAAATTCCGACCTTTTTAACTATTTGATCACGCGTTACTAGTGAATTTGATGAGATAGTTAGGCTACTTACTATAAAAGTCCATAAAGGGATACCTCCTACTAAATTCATTATCATGAATTCCCTTGGCTGTTTTAATAGAAAAGCAAAAAAGTAAGAAATTACCATTATATGGACAAAAGGCTGTATCAAACTCCATAAAGAACCCAAAAAAGAATCTTTATTTTGGCGGCTTATAGAAGTTTTAACTAATAATATTACTGATCGCCAGTATTTTTTGGAAAAAAAATACTTTATCATGTATGAGTTTCTCTATTAAAAATTTTAAATATTTCAGTCGGATCACCGTCACCGACAATACTACCCTCTTGTAATAAAATACATCTATTACAATTATCCTTAATAATATCTTCTTGATGACTGACGATTATTGAAATAGGCGTATTTTTAAATTTATTTTTCATCAAACTAAGTGACTTCTCTATAAAATAATTATCACCTGCCGCAAAAATTTCGTCAAGTAAAAGAATCTGAGGATTTTGAAATATTGATACCGAAAAAGCAAGGCGTGATAGCATTCCGGAACTATAATTTTTTATCGGTAAATCAATTTTACTACCAAGCTCGGAAAATTCTATAATTTCTTGCTCAACCTTTTTGCTATATTTATCTAACATGTTACTATATAGCATCAGCATTTTAATATTTTCACGACCCGTTTGCTCAGGTTCAAAACCGACTCCCATATCAATAATTGCCGCAATATTTCCGTGAACTTTTATTTTACCGGATTTTAACGGGTAAATTCCCGCTATTACCTTTAGAAGAGAGCT
This genomic window from Rickettsia endosymbiont of Ceutorhynchus obstrictus contains:
- a CDS encoding ABC transporter permease, whose amino-acid sequence is MIKYFFSKKYWRSVILLVKTSISRQNKDSFLGSLWSLIQPFVHIMVISYFFAFLLKQPREFMIMNLVGGIPLWTFIVSSLTISSNSLVTRDQIVKKVGISKTFFPVADSLAQVYNLICSFSAMYFAFILLFPEKFSWQIIFMPILILPLIVCVVSGSIAVAFLTPYIRDIPQILNVILSVVYWTIPIIYPYSMIPESKKIFFELNPFFLVIRPAQSLVSEGRLPDLILVIKSIIVAFITVCISYLIYKRFSKKVIYYL
- a CDS encoding ABC transporter ATP-binding protein, whose amino-acid sequence is MLPKHSNVFIEITDGCVEGIDTRKRAQGLKHFFLGKGELFSLNIPILHDINFSCYQGEKIAFIGSNGSGKSSLLKVIAGIYPLKSGKIKVHGNIAAIIDMGVGFEPEQTGRENIKMLMLYSNMLDKYSKKVEQEIIEFSELGSKIDLPIKNYSSGMLSRLAFSVSIFQNPQILLLDEIFAAGDNYFIEKSLSLMKNKFKNTPISIIVSHQEDIIKDNCNRCILLQEGSIVGDGDPTEIFKIFNRETHT